CAGAAGGGTCAGAGGAGACGATacggggtgggggatgggggtggcCCTTTTGTGGTTCAAAGTCACTTAAGGAGTAAAAGCCCAAAACGACCATCTCCTCACTAGGCGTCGGTGACCAAGGTCCACCTGGCAGGTTTTATCAGGTTCATCTCTTAGGAACTCGAAACCGAGAGACAGGAGCGCAAATTTAGGATTGGGGTCCCCGCTTTGGGGACGCCTGTTCAGGGCGGGTGTGAGCGCAGAGGTGATTCCTAGCGACCCTTGCCCAGCTTTGGGCTCACAGAAGCCTGGAGCGGCAATAGTGCCAGCCTCAGAAAGCGGGTAGCAAGTGCTCTCCACTAGAATCCGGGGAGGGCTTGGAGGACTGATGAGTTAAGTGGACGACCTCTGGGGACCCTGGGGCGATTCGAGTTCCGGCCAATGACTGCGGTGGGCGGGGAGAAGGTGGACCTGGGAACCTGCGTGGGCCCGATCCCTTCCCTCGCCCTCTAGGTGCCGGCGGCGCCGCCCGCCCACCCTTCTTTTTAAACCCGCTCGTCCCTAGAGGCTTGCCGGAAGTCTCCTAGTCCCTAGCGCACGCCCAACTCCTGGGTCCTGGGCAGTTGGATTCCCAGAGGTAGGTGACCCTGGGTAGGGGACCCAGTGTTCCAGGCTGCTCGCTGGCGCAGTTGGTTTGGATGGTCCTTTTTGTTCTCGCGGAGGCTTTTTCTTCTAATGTCTTTCGACCCCCAAGTTCCAGATCCTTGGGGTCGGACgtggcagggaggaggctggggaggagacCGGGAGATGCGTGTGTCGGCTGACCTCTTCTCCTGACCCGGTGTTCTTTAATTTCTGAGTCACGACCCTGGTTGGCTTCTTTATTGGGCTCATTGATCTTGTCCTGAAGACCCGCCAGCCCCGAAGGGGCTTCAGATTCCTCAGCCTTGGTGAACTTGCTGCCCTTCCATTGAAACACAGTTCTTTTCCCGGCGGGGACCCCGGAGGCAGCGCGGGGACGGGCTTCTTTGCCCTCTGGTCTGAGCCTGGACCTCGCTGGCTCCCGAGAGGCGACCTGGTTCCCCTTAAACCCTAGGTTGGGATGACTGGAGTTTCCGAGGGAACTGGGAGATGTGGAGGGACTCCGCCGGCGTGAAAAACAAGAGGCTGGCTGCGAACCCCCCAGGAAGCCGAAGCTGGTGCTCAGCTCCTCTGCATGCAGCCCGGACACCCAGTGCTTCGGGTTATACCGCGGGGCTTGCAGCCCGGCACATATTCCTCGGACTTTCTTGGAACTCTTGTCTACACGGTTCGACTCCGGACCCTTGGCTCTTCTTTCCCCGCTAGGGACCCGAGCGTGCCTGGAGTGACCGCCTGTTCTGAAGCCCTAGCACGGTTCTGCGCTAGGCTCCCGGTACCCGCTCCGCTGGTGGAAAGGTCCGGTGGCTCAGACTGGTCCTCTTACGAGTTTTGTTGAacagggaagaaggagggaacAGAAATTTAAACAAGTTTGCCGGAAACGGGTTGGGGGGTCGAATGCGGAGAGGGGTGTTGGAATCCAACAGGGCTTGGTCCAGGTGCGTTTGGAGAGGAAACGCCAAGACGATAGTACCCAAAAACCTGGAGTCGGGCGGGATCCCGGCCAATTTTCGTTTGgtgatttttgtatttgtttttatttgatagGTCTGGCGGGATCGAATTGGGAAGTTTATCCAGTTAACTTCGACCTGGGGTAGACTTGGGTGGAAGAAACCGGGCGGGCAGGAGCACCGCCAGGGACGCGTTTGCTGTCCCGCGGACTCGCACAGCGTTGCCCGCAATGGCTCTGTGGGCGCCAGGTGAAGCCGAGCTCCAAGACAAGGTGTGCTACCCACTCGAGAGGTTCCAGAGCACCCCCCAACAACTGGCTGCTTACTACCCGCCTTTTTCTGCCTATGGGCACTACAGGAGTGCCTTGTCCAGCACCGAGGAGGATTTCCAGCCGCTAGGGCGTCTGGAGGCAGCGGTGTCTGCGTCCCAGGGGCTGACTCCTTTCCCCCTCCCGATGACATCTCCCTTGTTGACCTCGGATCTGGCTCTACAGAGGGAGCCACTCTATGATCTGACTTGGTACAGCAAGATGTCACTGTGGTACCCAATTCCTCACCTCCCCAGGGAGGTGCCACACTTTCCGAGTAGCCAAGAGTACTCCAGTGCCAGCAACGAAGATTTGGTCCCCGTTGGTGGCCCCAGCGACAGTGGCCAGGGTTGTGGACCTGATACTTCAATTCCGCCGCTTCCTAAGGAGGCCTCCTTGTTATCGCAGGGGCAGAAGACCTCCCAGTTAGCATCTCGGTCCCCCAGCAGGAGATTTGAGGATGGTCCCAAACAGCTAGACCCAGAAGGGAAatcacctcctcctccttgtttCCACTTCACGAAGGAGGACCTACACTTCGTTCTTTATGGGGTTACTCCCAGCCTGGAACAGCCAGCCCGCTTCCACTATGCGATTTCCGACTTACTCATCCCCGCAGACAGTTCTGGTAAAGGGAATTCACACCATCAGGAGTTGGACTGTATGGGAACAGGGTGGGAGCCAATAGGTTGAGAGTCAGCGGAGTGGGGGGTGTTAGGCTCTACTTAATTGCATAATCCCTAAGGTTGGTTTTAGTAAAAGCTGAGGACCAGGAAAGAAATGGTTCATGCAGAAGCCTTGGGGGCGTGCAAgtttctgtactgcagcctcaaGTTCTGCATACTTGGTGCCAGTCTAGCGATCTACCTTGACCTTAATTAAGAATTATCTccgggctggggttgcggctcagtggtagagcacttacctagcttgtgtgaggctgggttccatcctcagcactgcatataaataaataagtgaaataaagattcatcagcatcaaaaaaaaaaaagaaagaaagaaaaaagaattaaaaaagagagagaattgtctccaaggctggggatatagctcagttggtagagcgcttgccttgcatacacaaggtcctgggttcaattcctaacaccacaaaaaaagaattctctctgaCTCTCAAGTTTGCAAAATGGAATTAATTACTTCCATGAAGGATTGCTTTGGGTCTCAGATGAGAGATTATGTATGAAAAGCTCATggtaaagaagaaggaaaaaataataaggaatagATAAACATCAAACTCAGTGATGATTTCCTCTAAGGAGTAAGAAGGgaaattataaaagcattttcaagatatttttaattgaaaaatttttttaaccctCCCTTTTTCCTAGGGTCTGATCATATTCCTCAAGTTCTGGATAAAGACTCCATTCAGCTTCCAGAAGGTGGGAATCGTCCTTGCTTGGATTTCTTTCTCCAAACTAATATGGATCACtttccttattcattttttcctgcCTTGGGTTTCTCCTAGGTCTCTGCATCATGCAGATGATGTTTGGTGAAATTCCACATTTTGGTGTGTTCTGCAGTAGCTTTATTGCCAAAGGAATCAGGTTTGGGCCCTTTGAAGGTAAAGTGGTCAATGCCAGTGAACTCAAGACCCACGGAGACAATTCTCGGATGTGGGAGGTAAATATCTTCTGGTGTGTCTGCTTCAAGTGGGGAGAGAGACTTGGAGGGAGAAACCTTGTCCTTTGCCTCTGCAAGAGTCATAGAGAAGGGACAGCAGCTGCTCACTTCATCAGAGGCATCTCTGCATGAATTACTTGGTGTCCCAGATCATTTTAATCTGTGAAGATTAGCCATTGAATAtacatgtaaatttttatttaaagaattcatATGTGTTCTGTTATATTTGTAGAAAGACTCAATGCTTTAAATATTGTAGGGTGCTTAAATTATGCTGAAGGcaataaaaatggattttagaCATTGATATTGTTTACCTATAAAATTAGCAGAGGGTTTATGAATTGATACTCTTCAAGCTAGTGACAGTATATGGGGCGTGCTGGTGACACTGCACTTTGTTAATATGCAGGAGAAAACCATTTGTAAGAACTACTAAGTatcttaaaatgttaaacattttcatggggctgggggtggggctcgggcttgcctggcacatgtgaggcactgggtttccatcctcagcaccacataaaataagtaaattagtaaaacaaagatattgtgtccatgttccactaaaaaaaaaaaaaagtgaacttgCTGTGCTAGCAGTGGAAAAAGAATTACGGCTCCATCCATATTGTTGAAAACTAGATAGAAATTAATCTGTTTTTAAGTGGTGGGGTTAAATGTTTACCTTCCCTCTTCATGAAATTAACATACGCTTACAAAATTTGGGAATCAACAAAGCCTTaggactgggtgtggtggcatatgcataggatcccagtgactctgggaagctgaggcaggacaatcaaaagttcaagaccagccttgacaacttattttgagactgtatctcaaaaaataaaaagggctggggg
This window of the Ictidomys tridecemlineatus isolate mIctTri1 chromosome 7, mIctTri1.hap1, whole genome shotgun sequence genome carries:
- the Prdm14 gene encoding PR domain zinc finger protein 14, with protein sequence MALWAPGEAELQDKVCYPLERFQSTPQQLAAYYPPFSAYGHYRSALSSTEEDFQPLGRLEAAVSASQGLTPFPLPMTSPLLTSDLALQREPLYDLTWYSKMSLWYPIPHLPREVPHFPSSQEYSSASNEDLVPVGGPSDSGQGCGPDTSIPPLPKEASLLSQGQKTSQLASRSPSRRFEDGPKQLDPEGKSPPPPCFHFTKEDLHFVLYGVTPSLEQPARFHYAISDLLIPADSSGSDHIPQVLDKDSIQLPEGLCIMQMMFGEIPHFGVFCSSFIAKGIRFGPFEGKVVNASELKTHGDNSRMWEVFEGGNLSHFIDGKGTGNWMTYVNCARFPKEQNLVVIQCQGQIFYESCKEIYQNQELLVWYGDCYEKFLDIPVSLQVTEQSKSLSNPSEESEEGYRCERCGKVFTYKYYRDKHLKYTPCVDKGDRKFPCSFCNRSFEKRDRLRIHILHVHEKHRPHKCSTCGKCFSQSSSLNKHMRVHSGDRPYQCVYCTKKFTASSILRTHIRQHSGEKPFKCKYCGKSFASHAAHDSHVRRSHKEDDGGSCLICGRTFPDSDALYCHMQFHENLSPSKWSSVRVEH